The Pseudomonas azadiae genome includes a window with the following:
- a CDS encoding collagen-like protein: MRKVLLLALLVSPVVLAQSVSVETNSLMRLPSSTSVLQLERLDVADYGTLLIPATISQVTVDELHLGRDARIAIVPGNTALQLQVRHAQLDQGSQITSRGAPGTHEKPAKAGRDLTLRIDSLNAEELSVDARGGAGAKGYAGLDGANGEDPGCTWGSAGRGFNGDNGGDGLPGAAGATVRVELPRDFPAGQIKVWVDGGPGGLAGTAGKPGKGGQSKGCVVYRAGGGEKGRPGLEGQPGPAGPAGSVTIQRL, encoded by the coding sequence ATGCGTAAGGTTTTACTGTTGGCCCTGCTGGTCAGCCCCGTTGTTCTGGCCCAGAGCGTCAGTGTCGAAACCAATTCGTTGATGCGCCTGCCCAGCAGCACCAGCGTGCTGCAACTGGAACGACTGGATGTGGCGGACTACGGCACCTTGCTGATTCCCGCGACCATCAGCCAGGTCACGGTGGATGAGCTGCATCTTGGGCGCGATGCGCGCATCGCCATTGTGCCGGGTAACACCGCGCTTCAATTGCAGGTACGTCATGCGCAGCTGGACCAGGGCAGCCAGATCACCTCGCGCGGCGCGCCCGGCACCCACGAAAAGCCGGCCAAGGCCGGGCGTGACCTGACCTTGCGCATCGATTCGCTGAACGCTGAAGAACTTTCCGTAGACGCCCGTGGCGGTGCCGGTGCCAAAGGCTATGCCGGTCTGGACGGCGCCAATGGCGAAGACCCGGGCTGCACCTGGGGCTCGGCGGGGCGTGGTTTTAACGGCGACAACGGTGGCGATGGCCTGCCGGGGGCGGCGGGCGCGACCGTGCGGGTTGAATTGCCACGGGACTTCCCTGCGGGGCAGATCAAGGTTTGGGTTGACGGTGGGCCTGGCGGTTTGGCCGGTACTGCGGGTAAACCGGGCAAAGGCGGGCAATCCAAAGGCTGTGTCGTGTACCGCGCCGGCGGAGGCGAGAAGGGCCGCCCAGGCTTGGAAGGGCAACCTGGACCGGCGGGGCCAGCGGGTTCCGTGACCATTCAGCGGCTTTGA
- the dinG gene encoding ATP-dependent DNA helicase DinG has product MISTELKTTIQGAYSRFLEAKSLKPRYGQRLMIAEVAKVLGDIDTDDEGRREGEPAVVAVEAGTGTGKTVAYSLAAIPTAKAAGKRLVIATATVALQEQIVYKDLPDLMRNSGLNFTFALAKGRGRYMCLSKLDVLLQEGHAQTATASLFEEEGFKIEVDEVSQKLFTSMIEKLAGNKWDGDRDSWPTALEDADWARLTTDHSQCTNRHCPNFGQCAFYKAREGMGKVDVIVTNHDMVLADLALGGGAVLPDPRDTLYVFDEGHHLPDKAIGHFAHYTRLRSTADWLETTAKNLTKLLAQHPLPGDLGKLIEQVPELAREIKTQQQFMFSACEQVADFKPGEDVEGRERPRHRFVGGLIPEHMREMGIELKKGFSRLTDLFTRLTDLLKEGMDGEVNIGIASNQAEEWYPLFGSLLSRSQGNWELWTAFTVEDPEDNPPMARWLTLSESGALFDIEVNASPILAAEMLRRNLWNVAYGCLVTSATLTALGTFDRFRMRAGLPKKAVTAVVPSPFHHADAGVLRVPDLKADPRDAPAHTAAIIRDLPGLVEGSRGTLVLFSSRKQMQDVFDGLDRDWRKQVFIQGNLSKQETLNKHKARVDGGDSSVLFGLASFAEGVDLPGAYCEHVVIAKIPFSVPDDPVEAALAEWIEARGGNPFMEISVPDASLKLVQACGRLLRTEEDRGTITLLDRRLVTQRYGKAILNALPPFRREIS; this is encoded by the coding sequence ATGATCAGCACTGAACTCAAAACCACGATCCAGGGTGCCTATTCGCGTTTTCTCGAAGCCAAGAGCTTGAAACCGCGCTACGGCCAACGCCTGATGATCGCCGAAGTGGCCAAGGTCCTCGGGGATATCGACACCGACGACGAAGGCCGCCGCGAGGGCGAGCCCGCGGTCGTGGCCGTCGAGGCCGGCACCGGTACCGGCAAGACCGTGGCCTACAGCCTGGCCGCAATCCCGACCGCCAAGGCCGCCGGCAAGCGCCTGGTGATCGCCACCGCCACCGTCGCCCTGCAGGAGCAGATTGTCTACAAAGACTTGCCTGACCTCATGCGCAACAGTGGCCTGAACTTCACCTTCGCCCTGGCCAAAGGCCGCGGCCGTTACATGTGCCTGTCCAAGCTCGACGTGCTCTTGCAGGAAGGCCATGCGCAAACCGCCACGGCGTCGCTGTTCGAGGAGGAAGGCTTCAAGATCGAAGTCGATGAAGTCAGCCAGAAGCTGTTCACCAGCATGATCGAGAAGCTCGCCGGCAATAAGTGGGATGGCGACCGCGACAGCTGGCCCACCGCCCTGGAAGACGCCGATTGGGCGCGCCTGACCACCGACCACAGTCAGTGCACCAACCGCCATTGCCCCAACTTCGGCCAATGCGCCTTCTACAAGGCGCGCGAAGGCATGGGCAAGGTCGATGTGATCGTCACCAACCACGACATGGTCCTGGCCGACCTGGCCCTGGGCGGCGGCGCCGTATTGCCGGACCCGCGCGACACCCTCTACGTCTTCGACGAAGGCCATCACCTGCCGGACAAGGCTATCGGCCATTTTGCCCACTACACGCGCCTGCGTTCCACCGCCGACTGGCTGGAAACCACCGCCAAGAACCTCACCAAGTTGCTGGCCCAGCACCCGCTGCCCGGCGACCTGGGCAAGCTGATCGAGCAAGTGCCGGAGCTGGCACGGGAAATCAAGACCCAACAGCAGTTCATGTTCAGCGCCTGCGAGCAGGTGGCCGATTTCAAGCCCGGTGAAGACGTCGAAGGCCGTGAGCGGCCACGTCATCGATTTGTCGGCGGGTTGATCCCCGAGCATATGCGCGAGATGGGCATCGAGTTGAAGAAAGGCTTCTCACGCCTGACCGACCTGTTCACCCGCCTCACCGACCTGCTCAAAGAGGGTATGGATGGCGAGGTCAACATCGGCATCGCCAGCAACCAGGCCGAGGAATGGTACCCGCTGTTCGGCAGCCTGTTGTCCCGCTCCCAGGGCAACTGGGAGCTGTGGACCGCCTTCACCGTCGAAGACCCGGAAGACAACCCGCCCATGGCCCGCTGGCTGACGCTGTCGGAAAGCGGCGCGCTGTTTGACATCGAGGTCAACGCCAGCCCGATCCTGGCGGCGGAAATGCTGCGGCGCAATCTGTGGAACGTGGCCTACGGCTGCCTGGTAACTTCGGCCACGCTGACGGCCCTGGGTACTTTCGACCGGTTCCGCATGCGCGCCGGCCTGCCGAAAAAGGCCGTCACCGCGGTGGTGCCGAGCCCGTTCCATCACGCCGACGCAGGCGTACTACGGGTGCCGGACCTCAAGGCCGACCCACGGGACGCGCCAGCGCACACCGCTGCAATCATTCGTGACCTGCCGGGGTTGGTGGAAGGCTCGCGCGGCACTCTGGTGCTGTTTTCGTCGCGCAAACAGATGCAGGACGTGTTCGACGGCCTCGACCGCGACTGGCGCAAACAGGTGTTTATCCAGGGCAACCTGTCCAAGCAGGAAACCCTGAACAAGCACAAGGCGCGAGTCGACGGCGGAGACTCCAGCGTGCTGTTCGGCCTGGCGAGTTTCGCCGAAGGGGTGGACTTGCCCGGCGCCTACTGCGAACACGTGGTGATTGCCAAGATCCCGTTTTCGGTGCCGGACGATCCCGTCGAGGCCGCGCTGGCCGAGTGGATTGAAGCGCGGGGCGGTAATCCGTTCATGGAAATCTCGGTGCCGGATGCTTCGTTGAAGCTGGTCCAGGCCTGCGGTCGCTTGCTGCGCACCGAAGAAGACCGGGGCACCATCACCTTGCTCGACCGCCGTCTGGTCACCCAGCGCTATGGCAAGGCCATCCTCAACGCCTTGCCGCCGTTCAGGCGCGAAATTTCTTAA
- a CDS encoding LEA type 2 family protein, with protein MLRMYSLMLALTLGLTGCASWFEDDSPPPHVSLVKVEVVRAKLLEQKFKLYFRVDNRDDADLTVRGLIYKVSLGNFVLTEGESDEWLTVPPRGHKFFRVSVRTNLWPQIRDVVQMLKKPDRPVPYRLEGELKTGLFIGYDVQVNHNGEIIPGDFIPERHR; from the coding sequence ATGCTCCGGATGTACAGCTTGATGCTGGCGTTAACCCTCGGCCTGACCGGCTGCGCGTCATGGTTCGAGGACGATTCGCCACCGCCCCATGTCTCGCTGGTGAAGGTCGAGGTGGTGCGCGCCAAGTTGCTGGAACAGAAATTCAAGCTGTACTTTCGCGTGGACAACCGCGACGACGCCGACCTGACCGTGCGCGGCCTGATCTACAAGGTTTCCCTGGGCAACTTCGTGTTGACCGAAGGTGAGTCCGACGAGTGGCTGACCGTACCGCCGCGTGGTCATAAGTTTTTTCGCGTATCGGTGCGTACCAACCTCTGGCCGCAGATCCGCGATGTGGTGCAGATGCTGAAGAAACCCGACCGCCCCGTGCCGTATCGCCTGGAAGGCGAACTGAAAACCGGATTATTCATCGGTTATGACGTGCAGGTGAACCACAATGGCGAGATAATCCCCGGCGATTTTATTCCGGAGCGACATCGATGA
- a CDS encoding penicillin acylase family protein, with product MASPALSHFLPRFGVAAAVASALGLAGCQLQSTQDTLPPIAGVQPIKGLAQNVSVQRNAQGMPLIESNTFHDALFSLGYVHASDRITQMVTLRLLAQGRLAEMSGPEVLDVDRFMRAVNLKKSAGELYNASSPRLKRFFEVYARGVNAYLFRYRDKLPPDLAQTGYTPEYWKPEDSALLFCLLNFSESANLQEEISSLVLAQKVGVDKLAWLTPSAPDESIPLAEAEKLKGVNLGQVTGLAGLDAVSQQLASLNSLAVSTSSNWAIGPQRSRSGKSLLAGDLAAQPLAPSPWSYVQIRAPKYQAVGASIAGLPTLLSGFNGKVAWSMSTVKGDTQDLFLEKVRRQGSALYYENNGKWLPAGVRNETFFIKGQRSIREVVYETRHGALLNSSQALTTGLGLALQTADFKDDKSLDAFFDLSRAQNAGKASDATREIRAIALNMVFADASSIGWQVTGRFPNRREGEGLLPSPGWDTRFDWDGYADAMLHPYDQDPAQGWIGTANQRTAPRGYGMQLSNSWDAPERSERLAQLANAGKHDSRSMIAMQYDQTTPFAAKLKTMFQAPGMAQPLKQAIDALPAAEQAKAREALNRLMAFDGRLLATSADAALYELFLQESTRQIFLDELGPENSASWKAFVSNASLSYAAQADHLLGREDSPFWDDVRTPQKEDKPAILARSLAAAISAGDSQLGADHKAWQWGKLHMTTWKSADGQVIRGPLASGGDHNTLNPAPYRWGQDFNTSQVPALRMIVDFGQVEPMVGQGGIGQSGNPASPNYANGIDPSLKAQYLSFPMQPQNFEKVYGKARLTLTPGK from the coding sequence ATGGCCTCGCCAGCCCTCTCACATTTTCTTCCCCGGTTCGGCGTAGCCGCGGCAGTGGCCAGTGCGTTAGGCCTGGCCGGTTGCCAGCTCCAGAGCACCCAGGACACCCTGCCGCCGATTGCCGGCGTGCAGCCGATCAAGGGCCTGGCACAGAATGTTTCCGTGCAACGCAATGCCCAAGGCATGCCGTTGATCGAAAGCAACACCTTCCATGACGCGTTGTTCAGCCTCGGTTATGTGCACGCCAGTGATCGCATCACCCAGATGGTCACCCTGCGCCTTTTGGCCCAGGGCCGCCTGGCGGAGATGTCCGGCCCTGAAGTGCTGGACGTCGACCGGTTCATGCGCGCGGTCAACCTGAAAAAAAGCGCCGGCGAGCTCTATAACGCCTCCTCGCCACGCCTCAAGCGCTTCTTTGAAGTGTATGCCCGTGGCGTCAACGCCTACCTGTTCCGCTACCGCGACAAGCTGCCGCCGGACCTGGCCCAGACCGGCTACACGCCCGAGTACTGGAAGCCGGAAGATTCGGCGCTGCTGTTCTGCCTGCTGAATTTCAGCGAATCGGCCAACCTGCAGGAAGAAATTTCCTCCCTGGTGCTGGCACAGAAAGTCGGCGTCGACAAACTCGCCTGGCTCACGCCCAGCGCGCCGGATGAATCGATCCCCCTGGCCGAGGCCGAGAAACTCAAGGGCGTGAACCTGGGCCAGGTCACGGGCCTGGCCGGGCTGGATGCGGTCAGCCAGCAGTTGGCCAGCCTCAACTCGCTGGCAGTGAGCACCTCGAGCAACTGGGCCATTGGCCCGCAACGCAGCCGCAGCGGTAAAAGCCTGCTGGCAGGCGATCTCGCCGCCCAGCCGCTGGCACCGTCGCCCTGGAGCTATGTACAAATCCGCGCACCGAAATATCAGGCCGTCGGCGCCTCGATTGCCGGTCTGCCGACCCTGCTGTCCGGCTTCAACGGCAAAGTCGCGTGGAGCATGAGCACGGTCAAAGGCGATACCCAAGACCTGTTTCTGGAAAAAGTCAGGCGCCAGGGCAGCGCGTTGTACTACGAGAACAACGGCAAATGGCTCCCTGCGGGCGTACGTAACGAGACCTTCTTCATCAAGGGCCAGCGCTCGATTCGTGAAGTGGTGTACGAAACCCGGCATGGCGCCCTGCTCAACAGCAGCCAGGCACTGACCACCGGCCTAGGCCTGGCCCTGCAGACCGCCGACTTCAAAGACGACAAGAGCCTGGATGCGTTCTTCGACCTGTCCCGTGCGCAAAACGCCGGCAAGGCCTCGGACGCGACCCGTGAGATTCGCGCCATAGCGCTGAATATGGTGTTCGCCGACGCCAGCAGCATCGGCTGGCAAGTCACCGGCCGTTTCCCCAACCGCCGCGAAGGCGAAGGCTTGCTGCCATCGCCGGGTTGGGACACGCGCTTTGACTGGGACGGTTACGCCGACGCAATGCTGCACCCCTATGACCAGGACCCGGCCCAAGGCTGGATCGGCACCGCCAACCAGCGTACCGCGCCGCGCGGCTACGGCATGCAGTTGTCCAATTCCTGGGATGCGCCGGAGCGCAGCGAGCGCCTGGCGCAACTGGCCAATGCCGGCAAGCATGACAGCCGCAGCATGATCGCCATGCAATACGATCAGACCACCCCCTTCGCCGCCAAGCTCAAGACCATGTTCCAGGCGCCGGGCATGGCCCAGCCGCTGAAACAGGCGATCGACGCGCTGCCGGCTGCCGAGCAGGCCAAGGCGCGCGAAGCGCTGAATCGCCTGATGGCCTTCGACGGCCGGCTGCTGGCAACCTCCGCCGATGCCGCGCTCTACGAACTGTTCCTGCAGGAAAGCACCCGGCAGATCTTCCTCGACGAACTGGGTCCGGAAAACAGCGCGAGCTGGAAAGCGTTTGTCAGCAACGCCAGCCTGTCCTACGCCGCCCAGGCCGACCACCTGTTGGGACGTGAAGACAGCCCGTTCTGGGACGACGTGCGAACCCCGCAGAAAGAAGACAAGCCGGCGATCCTCGCCCGCAGCCTGGCCGCCGCGATCAGCGCCGGGGACAGCCAACTGGGTGCCGATCACAAAGCCTGGCAGTGGGGCAAATTGCACATGACCACCTGGAAAAGCGCCGATGGCCAGGTGATTCGCGGCCCGCTGGCGTCGGGCGGTGATCACAACACCTTGAACCCGGCGCCGTACCGCTGGGGCCAGGACTTCAACACCAGCCAGGTACCGGCGCTGCGCATGATTGTCGACTTCGGCCAGGTGGAACCGATGGTGGGCCAGGGTGGCATCGGCCAGTCCGGCAACCCTGCCAGCCCGAATTATGCCAATGGCATCGACCCGTCGCTCAAGGCGCAATACCTGAGCTTCCCGATGCAGCCGCAGAACTTTGAAAAGGTGTATGGCAAGGCAAGGCTTACCCTGACGCCCGGCAAATAA
- a CDS encoding ligase-associated DNA damage response exonuclease, with product MDLVIARPEGLYCPAGDFYIDPWRPVERSVITHAHGDHARTGNEHYLAAAPGEGILRSRLGQDINLQTLAYGEQLVHHGVTLSFHPAGHVLGSAQVRLEYKGKVWVASGDYKVEPDGTCAPFEPVRCHTFITESTFGLPIYRWQPQAQIFAGINEWWQANIAAGKASVLFCYSFGKAQRILHGIDASIGPILSHGAVEPLNRVYREAGVYIPETLYAGDFNKTDPLLRQALIIAPPSAGGSSWIKRFGDYSDAFASGWMRLRGTRRRRGVDRGFVLSDHADWPGLLWAIEQTGAERVMVTHGSVGVLVRHLREKGLDAQGFVTEYGDDEEEPST from the coding sequence ATGGACCTTGTCATCGCCCGGCCCGAAGGCCTTTACTGCCCCGCCGGTGATTTCTACATCGATCCCTGGCGCCCGGTTGAACGTTCGGTCATCACTCACGCCCACGGCGACCACGCCCGCACCGGCAACGAGCATTACCTCGCCGCCGCGCCCGGCGAAGGCATCCTGCGCTCGCGCCTGGGCCAGGACATCAACCTGCAAACCCTGGCCTACGGCGAGCAATTGGTTCACCACGGCGTGACCTTAAGTTTTCACCCGGCCGGGCACGTGCTCGGTTCGGCCCAGGTGCGCCTGGAATACAAAGGCAAAGTCTGGGTCGCGTCCGGCGACTACAAGGTCGAGCCCGACGGCACCTGCGCGCCGTTCGAACCGGTGCGCTGCCACACGTTCATCACCGAGTCCACCTTCGGCCTACCGATCTATCGCTGGCAGCCCCAGGCGCAGATCTTCGCCGGGATCAACGAGTGGTGGCAGGCGAATATCGCGGCAGGCAAAGCCAGCGTGTTGTTCTGTTACTCCTTCGGCAAGGCCCAGCGCATCCTGCATGGCATCGACGCCAGCATCGGCCCGATCCTCAGTCACGGCGCGGTCGAACCGCTGAACCGGGTGTACCGCGAGGCCGGTGTCTACATCCCAGAAACCCTCTACGCCGGTGACTTCAACAAGACTGATCCGCTGTTGCGCCAAGCCTTGATCATCGCCCCGCCGTCCGCGGGCGGCAGCAGTTGGATCAAGCGCTTCGGCGACTACAGCGACGCATTCGCCAGCGGCTGGATGCGCTTGCGCGGCACTCGGCGGCGGCGCGGTGTGGACCGGGGCTTTGTGCTGTCGGACCACGCCGACTGGCCCGGCCTGTTGTGGGCCATCGAGCAAACCGGCGCGGAGCGGGTGATGGTTACCCACGGTTCTGTCGGCGTTCTGGTGCGTCATCTGCGCGAGAAAGGCCTGGATGCCCAAGGCTTCGTCACCGAATACGGCGATGACGAAGAGGAACCCAGCACATGA
- a CDS encoding YchJ family protein, protein MSTSICPCGSGNLLDACCGHYHAGHPAPCAAALMRSRYSAYVLGLVDYLVATTLPAQQAGLDRNAIAAWSAQSTWLGLEVESSEVFGGQPEHAFVTFTARWHDATGEHSHRERSSFVQNDGRWYFIDPTVEVKAGRNDACLCGSGQKFKKCCSSYL, encoded by the coding sequence ATGAGTACATCCATTTGCCCCTGCGGCAGTGGCAACCTGCTGGATGCCTGCTGCGGCCATTATCACGCCGGGCACCCGGCGCCCTGCGCCGCCGCGCTGATGCGTTCACGCTACAGCGCCTACGTGCTGGGCCTGGTGGACTACCTGGTCGCCACGACGCTCCCGGCGCAACAAGCCGGCCTGGATCGCAATGCCATCGCTGCCTGGAGCGCACAGAGCACCTGGCTTGGCCTTGAAGTGGAAAGCTCCGAAGTGTTCGGTGGCCAGCCCGAACACGCCTTCGTGACCTTCACTGCACGCTGGCATGACGCTACCGGTGAACATAGCCACCGCGAGCGCTCCTCTTTCGTACAGAATGATGGACGCTGGTACTTCATTGATCCGACGGTGGAAGTGAAGGCCGGACGCAACGATGCCTGCCTGTGCGGCAGTGGGCAGAAATTCAAGAAGTGTTGTTCCAGCTACCTCTAA
- a CDS encoding SEC-C metal-binding domain-containing protein codes for MTQQPHVHGPDCNHDHDHHDHSHDHEHGHVHGPNCGHAHQEPVRNALKDVGRNDPCPCGSEKKFKKCHGA; via the coding sequence ATGACTCAGCAACCCCATGTCCATGGTCCTGACTGCAACCACGATCACGATCACCATGATCACAGCCACGACCACGAGCACGGCCATGTCCACGGCCCGAACTGCGGCCACGCTCACCAGGAACCGGTGCGCAACGCCCTGAAGGACGTGGGTCGCAACGACCCTTGCCCGTGCGGCAGCGAGAAGAAATTCAAGAAGTGCCACGGGGCATAA
- a CDS encoding CopD family protein has protein sequence MTVFNLAYTLHVLAALVWVGGMFFAWMILRPAAGAALEGPARLTLWANVFQRFFVWVWIAVAVLPISGIGLLHLRFNGFETAPRYVQVMMGLYLVMTALFIRVQALKLPALRNAVAAEDWPAGAAVLGQIRRLVGINLIVGLLVVAIASARPMF, from the coding sequence ATGACCGTGTTTAACCTCGCTTATACGCTGCATGTATTGGCCGCCCTGGTGTGGGTCGGCGGCATGTTTTTCGCCTGGATGATCCTGCGCCCCGCCGCCGGGGCGGCACTTGAAGGCCCTGCCCGGCTAACGCTATGGGCGAATGTGTTTCAACGTTTTTTCGTATGGGTGTGGATTGCGGTGGCCGTTTTGCCGATCAGCGGCATCGGCCTGCTGCATCTGCGCTTCAACGGGTTTGAGACCGCGCCGCGTTATGTGCAGGTGATGATGGGTTTGTATCTGGTGATGACGGCGTTGTTTATCCGTGTCCAGGCGTTGAAGCTTCCGGCGTTGCGCAACGCGGTGGCCGCTGAGGACTGGCCGGCGGGGGCCGCGGTGCTGGGGCAGATTCGCAGGTTGGTGGGGATCAATTTGATTGTGGGGTTGCTGGTGGTGGCAATCGCTTCGGCTCGGCCGATGTTCTGA
- a CDS encoding DUF6231 family protein produces the protein MTAGISARTPQQALAALLDLHQPKRLLLLGASQFPALEAFQQAHPQTQVSVAAPGALPAALAAQRFDLALVVDCLEHLSKPQGLTLLGGIRNLNASRIAVLVDLAACDWKDTDFFSLALQAGERFQRDEQVLTLFTYDLLDYKQVPDWLNARFWANPENFGKYWW, from the coding sequence ATGACCGCCGGTATTTCTGCCCGTACTCCCCAGCAAGCCCTGGCCGCCTTGCTTGATCTGCACCAGCCAAAACGCCTGCTGCTGTTGGGCGCCAGCCAGTTTCCGGCGCTGGAGGCTTTTCAACAAGCCCACCCGCAGACCCAAGTGTCCGTCGCGGCTCCGGGCGCGCTGCCCGCAGCGCTTGCCGCGCAACGGTTTGATCTGGCGCTGGTGGTGGACTGCCTGGAGCACCTGTCGAAACCACAGGGCTTGACGCTGCTGGGTGGCATCCGCAACCTCAATGCCAGCCGCATCGCGGTGCTGGTGGACCTGGCCGCCTGCGACTGGAAAGACACTGACTTCTTCTCCCTGGCCCTGCAGGCCGGCGAACGTTTCCAGCGTGATGAGCAGGTCCTGACGCTGTTTACCTACGATCTGCTTGACTATAAACAGGTGCCGGACTGGCTCAACGCCCGCTTCTGGGCCAACCCGGAAAATTTCGGAAAGTATTGGTGGTAA
- a CDS encoding beta-galactosidase, translating into MIRTLPALFALLFTAPLMAAPAGQQTLFNFVRPADVVKVATQDASLPQYNAEQTAEGEVLRRITFSPAAEPSLVLSPQTGTWDWSQSGAMSLRIQSAMDWALTLYVKVQSADGRTLVSRIDLPAGPAQTLLVPLQANSPLSQGMKAGPPMPITVDGQRVLLASSAGEIDRGQVVSVTLSMIRPNAAQSILLERFGVQDSEPVLKAAYSELVDAYGQSTRARWPEKVSNDEQLKTAAAKEQQQLQSWLATRDKAALDPYGGWNKGPAFEPSGFFRTEKRDGRWYLVTPDGHPFYSLGVNTVAPDNSQTYVAGREWMFAALPKAGEPFDKYYGSGDNRTGNGAGEGRSFGAGRWYDFYGANLQRTYGGEGFDQKRWVAHTLDRLQAWGFNTVGNWSEPDLASADRVPYTLPLSIVGDYASISTGTDWWGGMPDPFDPRFAMATERAVAIAARDHRDDPWLIGFFADNELAWAGPGDAPKSRYALAYGTLRMTTDVPAKRAFLKQLRDKYRNEEGLSKAWGIHLAGWELLEDPGFEPPMPDPEHPEIEADFKHFQKTFADAYFKTISDSLKWHAPNQLLLGGRFAVSTPEAVASCAQYCDVLSFNMYTLKPQDGYDFAALRALDKPVLITEFNFGSADRGPFWGGVTQLAKEEDRGAAYANFLKQAMAEPSIVGVHWFQYLDQPVTGRLLDGENGHFGLVGITDLPFQGFVDSVRKSNLAAVDQLGKEAQKAKAVGAVHESEGGRAGQEGKGPGQGAGHAGGHAGNGH; encoded by the coding sequence ATGATTCGCACGCTGCCCGCTCTTTTTGCCCTGCTGTTCACCGCGCCATTGATGGCTGCGCCCGCCGGGCAACAGACCTTGTTCAACTTCGTCCGGCCTGCCGATGTGGTCAAGGTGGCGACCCAGGACGCCAGCCTGCCGCAATACAATGCCGAACAGACTGCCGAAGGCGAAGTGCTGCGCCGCATCACCTTCAGCCCGGCTGCCGAACCGAGCCTGGTGCTCAGCCCGCAAACCGGCACCTGGGACTGGTCCCAGTCGGGCGCGATGAGCCTGCGCATACAAAGTGCAATGGACTGGGCGTTGACCCTCTACGTCAAGGTGCAGAGCGCTGACGGCCGTACCTTGGTCAGCCGCATCGACCTGCCTGCGGGCCCGGCCCAGACCCTGTTGGTCCCGCTGCAAGCCAACTCGCCGTTGAGCCAGGGCATGAAGGCTGGCCCGCCGATGCCGATCACCGTGGACGGCCAGCGCGTATTGCTGGCCAGCAGCGCCGGTGAAATCGACCGCGGCCAAGTGGTCTCGGTGACCTTGTCGATGATCAGGCCCAATGCCGCCCAAAGCATCCTGCTGGAGCGCTTTGGCGTGCAGGACAGCGAGCCGGTGTTGAAAGCGGCCTACAGCGAGTTGGTGGACGCCTATGGTCAATCCACCCGCGCGCGCTGGCCCGAAAAAGTCAGCAACGACGAACAGCTCAAGACCGCCGCGGCCAAAGAGCAGCAACAGCTCCAGAGCTGGCTGGCGACGCGGGATAAAGCCGCGTTGGACCCCTATGGCGGCTGGAACAAAGGCCCGGCGTTCGAGCCCAGCGGTTTTTTCCGCACCGAGAAGCGCGACGGGCGCTGGTACCTGGTGACGCCGGATGGTCATCCGTTCTATTCCTTGGGCGTCAACACCGTGGCGCCGGACAACAGCCAGACTTACGTGGCCGGCCGGGAATGGATGTTTGCCGCGTTGCCCAAGGCGGGCGAGCCTTTCGACAAGTACTACGGCAGCGGCGACAACCGCACCGGCAACGGCGCGGGCGAGGGCCGCAGCTTTGGCGCCGGACGTTGGTATGACTTCTATGGCGCCAACCTGCAGCGTACTTACGGCGGCGAGGGTTTCGACCAGAAGCGCTGGGTCGCGCACACCCTTGACCGCCTGCAGGCCTGGGGTTTCAACACCGTGGGCAACTGGAGCGAACCGGACCTGGCGAGCGCCGACCGCGTGCCGTACACCTTGCCGCTGTCGATCGTCGGCGACTACGCCAGCATCAGCACCGGCACCGATTGGTGGGGCGGCATGCCTGACCCGTTTGACCCGCGCTTCGCCATGGCCACCGAGCGCGCCGTGGCCATTGCTGCCCGCGATCACCGTGACGACCCGTGGCTGATCGGTTTCTTCGCCGATAACGAGCTGGCGTGGGCCGGCCCAGGCGATGCGCCGAAATCGCGCTACGCCCTGGCGTACGGCACGTTGCGCATGACCACCGATGTCCCGGCCAAGCGCGCGTTTCTCAAGCAACTGCGCGACAAATACCGTAACGAAGAAGGCCTGTCCAAGGCCTGGGGTATTCACTTGGCCGGTTGGGAGCTGTTGGAGGACCCTGGCTTCGAACCGCCGATGCCTGACCCTGAACACCCTGAAATAGAAGCTGACTTCAAACACTTCCAGAAGACCTTTGCGGACGCCTACTTCAAAACCATCTCCGACTCGCTCAAATGGCACGCGCCCAATCAACTGCTGCTGGGCGGCCGTTTTGCGGTGAGCACGCCTGAAGCCGTGGCGTCCTGTGCGCAGTATTGCGATGTACTGAGCTTCAACATGTACACCCTCAAGCCCCAGGACGGTTACGACTTCGCGGCCTTGCGTGCGTTGGATAAACCGGTGCTGATCACCGAATTCAATTTTGGCTCGGCCGACCGGGGGCCGTTCTGGGGCGGCGTGACGCAGTTGGCCAAGGAAGAAGATCGTGGCGCGGCGTATGCCAACTTCCTCAAGCAGGCCATGGCCGAGCCGTCGATTGTCGGCGTGCATTGGTTCCAGTACCTGGACCAACCCGTGACCGGGCGTTTGCTGGACGGCGAGAACGGCCATTTCGGCCTGGTGGGCATCACCGACCTACCGTTCCAGGGCTTCGTCGACAGCGTGCGCAAGAGCAACTTGGCAGCGGTTGATCAACTGGGCAAGGAAGCGCAGAAGGCCAAGGCTGTCGGAGCCGTGCATGAAAGCGAAGGGGGCAGGGCCGGCCAAGAAGGCAAAGGCCCGGGGCAGGGCGCCGGGCATGCCGGTGGGCATGCTGGGAATGGTCATTGA